Proteins encoded together in one Candidatus Xianfuyuplasma coldseepsis window:
- a CDS encoding TetR/AcrR family transcriptional regulator, with amino-acid sequence MEMAHISIFLLTNRPKWSILRIGGDSIHKFDDFTDSRKNDLINTGFEEFATHGYKRASLNHILQRSRIPKGLFYHYFANKEDLYTYLYQFGINVITKRLIDSSVLMERDYINRLIASYMIKVEAYHDYQFFDKFLMKVYRDDNNSFLETIHLEDSKEYGRRFIEENIASEMFLHSDMTANIRVASRYMQQTFNDIINRIHVMSKEDIKTYLDREAQYLRCILYKEEYHD; translated from the coding sequence ATGGAGATGGCACACATCTCTATTTTTTTATTGACAAATAGACCGAAGTGGTCTATCCTGAGAATAGGAGGTGATAGTATTCACAAGTTTGATGATTTTACCGATTCACGGAAAAACGATCTAATCAACACGGGATTTGAAGAATTTGCCACTCATGGATATAAACGAGCGTCATTGAATCATATTTTACAACGGAGTAGAATTCCCAAAGGCTTGTTCTATCACTACTTTGCGAACAAAGAAGATTTATACACGTATCTCTATCAATTTGGAATCAATGTGATTACCAAACGCTTAATCGATAGCAGTGTGCTAATGGAACGAGATTACATCAATCGATTAATCGCTAGTTACATGATAAAAGTAGAGGCCTATCATGACTATCAATTTTTTGATAAGTTCTTGATGAAGGTCTATCGCGATGACAACAATTCCTTTTTGGAAACGATTCACCTTGAAGACAGCAAAGAGTACGGTCGTCGTTTCATTGAAGAAAACATTGCTTCTGAGATGTTTTTACATTCAGATATGACAGCAAATATTCGCGTTGCCAGCCGCTATATGCAACAAACCTTTAATGACATCATCAATCGGATTCACGTGATGTCAAAGGAGGATATAAAAACCTATTTAGATCGAGAAGCACAGTATTTAAGATGTATTTTATATAAGGAGGAATACCATGATTAA